The Chloroflexota bacterium genomic sequence CGATCGGTCCCGGCAACTCAATTGCCACCAACTGGCCGACCCGTGCTTTCCGGAGATCTTCGTCACTGTCTACCTGAACGTCAACCCGTCGCGTGTCCACAGCGCGAATGCTACCGAGTTCGTGCGACGCATCGAACGCAAAAATCGCCATATCAGTCCCCAATCAGTTCCACTGTGAACTTCGAAATATCCCACAGTTGCTTCCCTGGCAACCTAAGCCAATCGGCGTACTGCCTATTGAAAATACGCGTCCCACATGCGTCCTCCTCCGGAATCTTGCAGACAAGCCAAAGGTTGTCTGCCCGATCGAGTAGCGATTCAATCCGCACGTTTGAGTCTCTAGTCACAATAAGCCCCTTGCACGAATGGTCAATGAGCTTGCGATTGATGTATGATTCAAGATGATTGTCGTTGAAGCCATAGCCGAGAAATAAGAACCGAGACGCTTTGTCGATTGCCGCGTCAGCAGAAGCCAATAGTTCGCGTCTATGAATCTGCAATTCTCGAAACTTCGAAAGCCCTGGAGTAATCATCACGCGGCTCGCAAAACCGGGCGCATTCCACATCCACGAATTGTTCTCGACTAGCACATTATTATGAAAGAATAGATTAAGCGAGCCATGAACCTTATATACGCGGATGTGTTTGCGGTATTTCGTAACGGTGCGCATCCGGCTGCCCTGCATCACATTGCGTTTATACTGCATAGACTGCGCCGCCATTGCCCAATCAAGATCGCGCTGAATTCCACCACAGAATCCGGTTGTATATGGTATAGAGTGATAATCGCAGCTGTGCTCAAATAGCGTGTCATAGTTCGGTGTTAAGACATGCAGCGTGCTATCTGATGGTGGAAGCGTGTCCACTATGCGCTTGAAGAACCCCGCCGCTGGCCACTCGATGTCACCCTTAGACAACCTTAAAGAAAATTGACGATCGATTTTCGAAATGAACTCAGCCGTCGCATGTGTGATGGCAGCCACTAGTTCGGAGTCCGCGACGTTGTCGAGTGCAGCCTCGAGATCGTGTCCGCTCTTGAGGGATTTCAAGGCTTCGTTCCACTGCATAGCTTGCCTGGAATTGCAGCCATCAACGGTGACTGAGTTCGTGAGTTCCTCCGTGAGCGCCGGCATTCCGAAGCGCGGGTCAAGTGCACACGACATACCACTCCCCAGAAAGACAAATGGCTTGTCGCGAAAGAAATCGCGCAAAGCCGTCTTCGCAATATCCTCGGTAAGGGACGGTCTTCCTGCTTTGTCGCTACTTGTCATTCAGGGTCTGATATTGCCGTTCAGATTCGTTGAGCACCACGGGCTGCGTGAGGGCATCCACTTGCAGCCAATAGTGTTGCACTTTGCGGACTTCGTGCCACGGGCGCTGGGCCGGATCCTTGACCGGCTCCTGCAATTGAGGGTCTCCCGCGCAATTGGTGACGACGTACAGCCAGTAGCAGTCGCGGCGGTCCTCGGCGACACGGCGCTCATTGGGTGTGAGCAAGATGGTCCCGGACGCGGCAGCCAGTCCCTTCACCTCGATGAGCCGCAGCTCGCCGGACTTCGTGTCGAGGCTCGTCACGTCGTAGCCGAGGTTCTTGGTGTGCACGTCCTCCACCAGCCGTCCTTCGGACTTCTCGTGTTCCATAACCACCCGCATGGCCGTCATCTCTGTCTCCGGATTGGGCCGCAGTCGCCTAACCTCCGGGTGCTCAATCTCTGGATGGGGTAGCACGAGCACGCTGGCCAGCCGCTCGACGCCCTGCAGTGTCAGCGCGCGCTGCCGGGTGAGCTCGCGCCGTCGACGGTCGCGGCGTGTCAGCACTTCGTCGTAGCGAGCTTCGGCCTGGGCCTTGCGGCCCTCGGCGCCCGGAATCTGCTGCTCCACCTCCTCGACGGCGCGGCCGATCTCCTGGTCGGTGCGCTGCAGCACCTCGGTCAAGGCCAACTCGACATGCTCGGCGATGCGATCGACCTCGGCCAGCCGCTCTTCGCGCTCTCTGTCGATGAACGGCGCGAGAGCATGCTCATGCAGCCAGGTGCTTGGTTCTGGCAAAGACGCCACGGCAGGCAGATCGTCGGGCGGGACGGCGGGCGTCAGATTTCCGAGGATCTCCGGCTCCCGCAGGCGGGGCGTGTCGCCGTCGGCCAATTCCACTGTGAATAGCCGTTCGTGGATGACGTTACTTAGGCCGTCCACAACTCTCGCGCGGTAGATATCGAGCCGAGCCGGCATCTCGTGATCCAGCGAATGGAAGCAGGCGCCTTTGGCGAAAGCCTCTCGTCCCGCCTCGAGACCATGCCGCCGCAAGGCTTCGAAGAGTGAATGTCCGGGCGTGACCCATTCCAGGCTGCCAGCCTCCGCCGTCTCGCGGTCGGTGGATAGACGCGGATAGCGGGACGCAATGTCGGCCAGTTTCCAGTCCGGAGCGCGGTCGTAGGCCTTGAGCACTGAGGACGTGCGGCCAGGATCGAACGAATGGGGCATGTGGCGCACCGGCGTGAGCGTGAGCGCAGCGTTTTCCGCGCAGGCCGCCATGAAACGGGCGATGGTCTCGGGCACCATGCGGCGCTCCTGGGCGCGGGCGCGGCGTTCGACGAGCATGTCGAGGTTCAGCCGCTTGGCTGCCAGGCCCTCCAGCGCCGTCTGGCAGATATCGCGGAAGCGCACTTCATCCACGTCCCTCAGCAGCCGCTCCTCTAGATCGGCGTCGCCCAACCTGCCCGCGTAGTAGTCCCGGAACACGCGCTCTACGTGGGCCGCGGGCAGCACCTCGCCAACCACGTTGAACACGGCGTCGTCATCCAGGGCGTTGCGGATTTCCTGCAGCTTGTCCAGCAGCCGCTGCAGCACGCGCCCCTCGATCGTATTGGTAGCGACGAAGTTGAAGATTAGGCAGTCGAGCCGTTGGCCATACCGGTGGATGCGCCCCATGCGCTGTTCCAGGCGATTGGGATTCCAGGGGATGTCGTAGTTGAAGAGGAAGTTGCAGCACTGCAGGTTGATGCCCTCACCCGCCGCCTCCGTGGCCACCAGGACCTGAATCTTGCCGTCGCGGAACTGCTGCTCGGCGTGGAGACGTGTGCCAGGCTCGTCGCGCGAGCCCGGCGACATGCTGCCGTGGATGGTGCCGGTCCGGAGCCCCCAATTCTCGAGCTTCTCCACCAAGTAGCTCAGTGTGTCTCGAAACTCGGTGAAAATCAGAAGGCGCTGGTCAGGGTTGTCGAAGAACCCCTCCTCCCGCAGGATTTCCTCGAGGCGCCGCAGCTTGGCCTCGGTCTGCAACTTCTCCACGGACCTTGCCCGGATTGCCAATTCGTGGAGCTCAGAGATTTCCCGGCGAACCTCATCGGCATTTCCAGCCAGCGTGACGGCTTCCAGCAGCCGCTCCAGGCGTTCGCGCTCGGAGTCTTCGAGTTCGTCTAAGTCTTCCAAGTCAGGAAGATCGGGTGGCGCTGTCCGCGCCAGGTCCTCGGCCTGTACGAGTCCGTCCTCCAGCCGCTTGGCCCGATTCTCGAGCGAGAGGCGCATGGCGTAGGTGCTAGAGGCAAGCCGGCGCTGGTACAGCGACATGAGGAAGCCGACGGCACGCGCCCGCCGGTCGTCTCCCCGCGATGCCGCGCGGAGGCTCTGGCGCTTCACAAAGCGAGTGACCTGGTCGTACAGCTCGTACTCGTCACCGTCAATGGCAAAGCCGGCCGTGTGCGTGAAGCGCTTGGTGAATACGGGTGCAGCGGCCCAGCTGCCGTCCGGTTGCTGTTCCGGGAAATAGACCATCGCTTCCTTAGTTCGGCGCAGGTAGAAGGGCGCGCGCTGCTGTTCCATCGCTTCGCGGATCGACTTCACGTCGGCGTAGACATCTTGGTCGAGTAGCTGGAGGAAGAGAGTGAAGTTTTGCGGGTCACCCTTGTGCGGCGTGGCAGTCAGCAGAAGCACGTGATCGGCACTGTCGCGCAGCAATTCCCCCAGCCGGTACCGCTGGCTCTTGTGCGTCTCATCCCTGGCCGACATGCGGTGAGCCTCGTCCACGATCACCAGATCCCAGCGCACCTGCCGCAGCCCGGGCAGGATGTCGGCGCGCTTGGCCAGATCGAGCGACGTGATGACGCGCGGCTGCTCCAACCACTGGTTGACGCCGAACTGATCGCGGATGTTTGAGCCCTTGAGCACCAGGAACTGCTCGTCGAACTTTTCCCTGAGCTCGCGCTGCCACTGAAACGTCAAATTGGCAGGACAGACGACGAGGACGCGTTCGACAAGTCCTCGGAGCTTGAGCTCGCGGACCAGCAGGCCGGCCATGATGGTCTTGCCGGCGCCTGCGTCATCGGCGAGCAAGAAGCGCACACTGGGAAGCTTGAGGAGATGGTCGTACACGGCTTCAAGCTGGTGCGGCAACGGGTCGACGCGCGAGATTGACAGCCCGAAGTAGGGATCAAACTCGTAGGCGATGCCGAGCGCGTAGGCCTGGAGTCCGAGGCGAAGCAGCTCTCCGTCACCGTCGTATGACAGCGTGGGCTCGCTGATCGTGAGTTGAGCAATGTCACTCGTGGTGAGCGTGGCGCGGCGGAACTGTTCCGATTGCTGACCGACGAGTCCAAGGGTCCACGCGCCTGGACCCGCCGCTCGTACAGTCTCGACCAGCATTGGCTCATCGAACAACGGTCCGATCAGCCGCTGGCCTTCTCTTGGCGGTTCAGGTTCGCTCACGCAGCCGGTTTTCTTGCGGTGGTTGGCCGAGCGCGCTCACGGCTCGTCTCGTCGCCAGTGCTTGAACGCTCGGTGCAATCTTCAAAGAGCGATACTACCGTACGATTCCCGAACAGCGCGGCTGCTCACGGTGCCGGTTACAGCCATATGCTCGACTGCTTTCTGCAGTTGGAGTCCGTCGCTGCCAAGACGACCACGGAATCCTGGATTGCTGCCACCGGGTGGCGTACCCATCATGGGACTGACATGACCGGACAACCCGGCCTTTCGCCTGCGAGCTCGGCGAAATTAGGGCGGTCTCACTGAGTGGATCGCTGGCTGGGCTCTATCGAATCGCTGTTCGCCTAAGGCGACATTTCTCGGAACTGCGGGCCCTTGCACGCCGCCGTTAGCGACGAGCTCAGGCGCCTCACCAAGCGCACCGGGATCGCGGAGGTGCGCCTTCGCCGTTCATTCCTCGTCGAATGGCTTCTGACCCGGCTGTCAGCGGACGTTCCGGACCGCTGGGTCCGTTTTGACGACCGGCGACTGGAGCACCGCTACGACGGCGTGGCTTCCACCCACGGCGATTCTGAAGAGGTCGCCGAGCACGCTCGCGCAGCCGTGGACGCCGCATTGCGTCGAGCCACAGAGCATCAGGGACTTGAGCCGGTGCAGTTGGCGGTCCGTCACAGCGACCGTCGGCCAGAGATTACCCAGGGCCCCGTTCTGTCTTACCGCATCGAAGCCTCTGACCGCGACGGGGAGATCGGAGACGCCGACCTGCTCATAGGGTTCGCCTACCCGGCCGAGGACGAGATTGAGTGGATCACCGGCCTCGACGTGCTGGCGGCCGTGGACGGGCCGCCGCCGTTGCTCCCGACGCGCAGTCGGCTGGCACAGACCGCGGACCGCTTTGGGGCCTACATTGGCCTCACGAGCCGCTTTCCCGGCTGCCAGGACCTGCTAACCATCGCGCGGTTCTCGCCGCACCTGACCTGCACGGCGCATGAGGTGCGTCGGGCGCTGGCGCGCATGTGGTCGTGGGATGCCTCGCCGACCTGGCCGCTGGCAGTGCCAGCGCCACCGCTATGGTGGGCCGACGAATATCGACTCAGCGCGGTCGAACTCGGTCTACCGCCAACTCTGGCTGTCGGTCACGCGTGGGCCGCGGCCCTGCTGGATCCCATCCTCAGCAGCACGGTTCCGCCGGGGGCGCAGTGGGATCCCACGGAGGCCCGGTGGGCTCGAGATTTCCCGGTAGGCACCGCGAGTGCCCATCGGACGTGAGATCGCCTCAGCGTGGCGCTGCAGGCGCCGACGGGCCGTCGACGCACCACGCGTGCTTGGCGTCGCGCGGTCCGTAGGCCGGCCGCCAGATGGCCCCGAAGGGATCGGCCACCAGCTCCGCCTCCGAAGTCGCCGCCACGTAAATCCCGTCACGCAGGCGCTCGTAGGGCAACTGATCGAACTGGTCGATGACATCCGCCGCCAGTTCCGCGATCGCCGCCGCCCGCGCCGCCGACATACTCACCACGCGCAGGGCTGGGAACATCGGGTAGACGGACGGCCAAGTCCTGGAGAGCCAGAAGCGGGCGTAGCGGAGGACCTTGGCCGCATAACGCTTGAGCGGCTGGGTCCCGCGGTCGACTTCCAGGAAGGCCCAGTGCTCACGATCATGGACCTGCAGCATGACAATGGCGTCGGGATGCACGCTCCGCTGGAGCTTCGCTCCCCTTGGCAGGTACCGCACGCGACTGAAGGGGTCTGAGGTCCACTGGCGGACGTGGGTTCCGGGACTCTGTCTGGAGGCTTGCCAAACGGCCACGAGACAACGATTGGCAGCGAGCTGGTGACGCACAAAGACAGATCGAGCGGTGGGAGCATCGGGATCTACGGGGATGTCCACGATCGGAATGTCGGCAGCCTGGGAGAGCACCTGAGCGCCTGCAGGGGCGAGTGCATAGATGTAACTGGAACGACCACCACCAAGACCACCACGAGTGAGTTCAAAGCGGTGAACGTAGCCTTTGCGATGGAGCTTGGTGCAACAGGCCTGACAGGCGCGCCGGCTGGAGGTGGTGAAGACGAGGGCGGCAATCTGCTCCACGGAGAGATAGCGGTGAAGACGAAGCACCCGCAGGACTTGAAGTTGCCGGGCGAAGGGGTGCTGGGCGGGCATCGGGCAGCAGAGGTTATTCCAAGGATTCGGAGCTCTGAAGGAGAAACGGATCCGGGAATAACGTTGGGCCATGCGTACCCCCGGAATCTGGGGTGCCGAGGCGTCCAGGGACAGGCCGGCCCTTCAAGAGAGGGCCGCCGATGGGCCGAGATTCGCGAGGCGACGGTGGTTGGCGCGAAACGCACCGCATGGCGCAACGGTTGGCGCAGGCGTTGACGTAGCCGACGATCGGTCTACAGACGAGCTGCCGGGTGGCATTCGCCGGCGCATCGACACTCCCCTAGCCCACCGAGTCCTGACCAGGACCGATCGCGGACAGGGGTACACGGACAGTGCGCTCGCTAGGTTGCTCTATCTAGGTCACGGTCATCGTCGGCGGATCAAAAAAAGACGCATAGCCAGGATTCCGTATTGCCTACGGCCGGTCATTTGGCCTTGCTCTGCGGTGCGAGGACCGTGCTCCACCAGACAGCTCGCGCCTCGACAACCGCCTTGCGCGCCCCTGGAACTGCCATCTGCGAACAGGAGCCGTCCCGTGCGAAGCCACAGCGAGAAACACCGCAGGCACCGCAAAGACTCACCATTTGAGCCCTTGCCACCCCGGCAGTGTCCCGATTCAGATGCGTGCCGCGGCCCAACTGACCACCGCTTCCGCAATGCCCAATGCCTCGGCGTACTCGGGCTCAGACACCGGGGCGGCGATGCCGGGATAGCGGGCTGTCGTGGCGTACGGGTTGAGCCTCTCAGCCTGACGAATCACTTCCGGGACAGCCTCGCCAGCGTCTTCAAGCAAGGTCAGCAGCAGGCCCAAGTCGTGCACGTACGGGAACTCAATGCCACGAGCAAGCAACACAGCCTTGACGGCTTTCTCGGCCGCCTGCTGAGCGTCAAAGCATAGATCCTCGAGGTAGATGCCCAGGCTGTGGTTACGAGCCTTCGACAGATTGCTTCGAGCCCGGTTCAGCCATTCGCGCGGGTCATCGGGCGGGTACCGCTCAGGCGGCTTCATAGACCACGGTCCCCTCCCGAAGGGCAGGCTTGATTACCAGCGCATGGCTGTTCTTGTAGCGTTCGATGTGCCTCGGCGCGACGACAATCGCGTCAACGGCGACTCGCACTCCCCGCAGCTCTCGGTGGATCCGCGCCGACAGACCACGCGCGTCGTCTTCGTCCTTGATGACCAGCAAGTCGATGTCGCTGTTCGGCCCCATCTCGCCGCGTGCGGCGGACCCGAAGAGAATGATCTTCTCGGGCTGGGCCACGTCGACAACCCGACGAACGATGTCATCCAGGATTTCGTGGTCGAGTGTCTGGTTCGTCATGAGTAGCTTGCTCCGGCTGAGTCAGCCAAGAGCTTCCCTGCCATCATACGGCTGTCTGAGCTCTCGAATTGTCAGATTCCGAATGGGGAGCCCACAGCTCGAGTCGGTCCACTTCCGAAGCGGCCTGGCTCTCGTCGAGCCGTGCGCCGAAACTTCATCACGCTTGGTACATGTCAACGGCGCTCGCAGCGGCAAGAGAGCTAGGTCGCTGGCGCTGCCTTGGCTGGATCCCGTTCGATGAGCGCCCGCAGTGCGATCGCCACGGTCAGGCTAACCACGGGTCGATAGGCTCGCGACAGATGCGGGCGGCTCATACCCATCGCCCGGGCGATTGCGGCAATCGGCTCTCCGCGTGCGTAGCGGTCCAGGAATTCCCGCTTCCGCGGCGGCAGGGCGGGCAGCGACGCATCGACGGCCTGGCAGAGAAGTTCCTGGAGGGCCAGGACCTCGCCGTGCGGATTCAGGGGGTGTTGCCGACGCGCGTGCGCGCCGACGCCGGCAAGTCTGGCCAGCGGCGATTGGCGCAAGCGCACAGGATCGTCCAGGTGCCTCAGGCATTCGTCGACCAACCGTGCCCATTGGGCAAGGGAGCGACGGCCTGGGGATGCGGACGCGCGCCCGACCGTGGTGGAGGCCGTCATGCCTCAAGGGTCACCACGGCTGCCGGCCTCCGCTAGCCAGGAATCCGTAGGACTGCCAGTGATCGAGTCGCACGGCGGGGAGAGAGCCGATCTATCGGCGCCGACCGGTCACGCCACTACTTCGAGCAGTTGTCCGTTCTCGGTTCGCACCACGATGGAGCCGCTCTCCGCCGCCACGATGCGGGCACGTCCACGCTTCCCGCGTCGGCGCGGCAGCCGCCGGAACGACTTGAAGTCCGGCAGGCGATCCACCGGCGAATGCTCCTGGTGGCGGGCCACGACGTCCGAGGTAGCCAGATGCAGGTAGTGGTTGACCATGGCTAGGGTGGAGTGGCCGAGGATGCGCTGCAGGGTCAGCACGTCGCCGCCAGCGCGCAGGTAGGTGACCCCAAACGTGTGGCGAAACCGATGGGGATAGAGCGGGGTAACGCCCGCCCGCTCGCCGATTTGAGCAACGATGCGCGCCAGACCCTCTCGCGCCAGGGGACGCCCCCGATAACTTAGGAATAGGGGCGCGCGGGGTCCGGCATCGAATTCGCCGGTCTTGCGGAAGACGTGCACATAGCGCCTCACGACCTCCCGACTGCGCCGCCCGAGAGCAACCACGCGATCTTTGGCGCCCTTGCCGCTCAGCACGCGGATCTCGCCCGTGGCCAGGTTGAGATCGTCCAGCCGGAGGTTGCACAACTCGGAGGCCCGCAGGCCGGTGTCGAGCAGCATGCTGACCAACGCCAGGTTGCGCAGTCCCGTGGACGTGCGTGGATCGAGACTTTCGATGATGCGACGGTGCTCGTCCTCGGTGAGCGGCTGCACCTCTTTCTTGGGCAGGCGCCCCGGC encodes the following:
- a CDS encoding SIR2 family protein produces the protein MTSSDKAGRPSLTEDIAKTALRDFFRDKPFVFLGSGMSCALDPRFGMPALTEELTNSVTVDGCNSRQAMQWNEALKSLKSGHDLEAALDNVADSELVAAITHATAEFISKIDRQFSLRLSKGDIEWPAAGFFKRIVDTLPPSDSTLHVLTPNYDTLFEHSCDYHSIPYTTGFCGGIQRDLDWAMAAQSMQYKRNVMQGSRMRTVTKYRKHIRVYKVHGSLNLFFHNNVLVENNSWMWNAPGFASRVMITPGLSKFRELQIHRRELLASADAAIDKASRFLFLGYGFNDNHLESYINRKLIDHSCKGLIVTRDSNVRIESLLDRADNLWLVCKIPEEDACGTRIFNRQYADWLRLPGKQLWDISKFTVELIGD
- a CDS encoding helicase-related protein, giving the protein MSEPEPPREGQRLIGPLFDEPMLVETVRAAGPGAWTLGLVGQQSEQFRRATLTTSDIAQLTISEPTLSYDGDGELLRLGLQAYALGIAYEFDPYFGLSISRVDPLPHQLEAVYDHLLKLPSVRFLLADDAGAGKTIMAGLLVRELKLRGLVERVLVVCPANLTFQWQRELREKFDEQFLVLKGSNIRDQFGVNQWLEQPRVITSLDLAKRADILPGLRQVRWDLVIVDEAHRMSARDETHKSQRYRLGELLRDSADHVLLLTATPHKGDPQNFTLFLQLLDQDVYADVKSIREAMEQQRAPFYLRRTKEAMVYFPEQQPDGSWAAAPVFTKRFTHTAGFAIDGDEYELYDQVTRFVKRQSLRAASRGDDRRARAVGFLMSLYQRRLASSTYAMRLSLENRAKRLEDGLVQAEDLARTAPPDLPDLEDLDELEDSERERLERLLEAVTLAGNADEVRREISELHELAIRARSVEKLQTEAKLRRLEEILREEGFFDNPDQRLLIFTEFRDTLSYLVEKLENWGLRTGTIHGSMSPGSRDEPGTRLHAEQQFRDGKIQVLVATEAAGEGINLQCCNFLFNYDIPWNPNRLEQRMGRIHRYGQRLDCLIFNFVATNTIEGRVLQRLLDKLQEIRNALDDDAVFNVVGEVLPAAHVERVFRDYYAGRLGDADLEERLLRDVDEVRFRDICQTALEGLAAKRLNLDMLVERRARAQERRMVPETIARFMAACAENAALTLTPVRHMPHSFDPGRTSSVLKAYDRAPDWKLADIASRYPRLSTDRETAEAGSLEWVTPGHSLFEALRRHGLEAGREAFAKGACFHSLDHEMPARLDIYRARVVDGLSNVIHERLFTVELADGDTPRLREPEILGNLTPAVPPDDLPAVASLPEPSTWLHEHALAPFIDREREERLAEVDRIAEHVELALTEVLQRTDQEIGRAVEEVEQQIPGAEGRKAQAEARYDEVLTRRDRRRRELTRQRALTLQGVERLASVLVLPHPEIEHPEVRRLRPNPETEMTAMRVVMEHEKSEGRLVEDVHTKNLGYDVTSLDTKSGELRLIEVKGLAAASGTILLTPNERRVAEDRRDCYWLYVVTNCAGDPQLQEPVKDPAQRPWHEVRKVQHYWLQVDALTQPVVLNESERQYQTLNDK
- a CDS encoding replication-relaxation family protein, which translates into the protein MPAQHPFARQLQVLRVLRLHRYLSVEQIAALVFTTSSRRACQACCTKLHRKGYVHRFELTRGGLGGGRSSYIYALAPAGAQVLSQAADIPIVDIPVDPDAPTARSVFVRHQLAANRCLVAVWQASRQSPGTHVRQWTSDPFSRVRYLPRGAKLQRSVHPDAIVMLQVHDREHWAFLEVDRGTQPLKRYAAKVLRYARFWLSRTWPSVYPMFPALRVVSMSAARAAAIAELAADVIDQFDQLPYERLRDGIYVAATSEAELVADPFGAIWRPAYGPRDAKHAWCVDGPSAPAAPR
- a CDS encoding HEPN domain-containing protein; amino-acid sequence: MKPPERYPPDDPREWLNRARSNLSKARNHSLGIYLEDLCFDAQQAAEKAVKAVLLARGIEFPYVHDLGLLLTLLEDAGEAVPEVIRQAERLNPYATTARYPGIAAPVSEPEYAEALGIAEAVVSWAAARI
- a CDS encoding nucleotidyltransferase domain-containing protein, which translates into the protein MTNQTLDHEILDDIVRRVVDVAQPEKIILFGSAARGEMGPNSDIDLLVIKDEDDARGLSARIHRELRGVRVAVDAIVVAPRHIERYKNSHALVIKPALREGTVVYEAA
- a CDS encoding tyrosine-type recombinase/integrase, encoding MPTMPPPIELDLTDAVAVYLDRCEAEGFAASTVALYRIVLEQFVAFAGRQECARSSELTLELALAWQRYLRTEQVNDRGRRRGARSRRLAPHTVHGYCRTLRTFAGWLADYTDLPANPLAKFRPGRLPKKEVQPLTEDEHRRIIESLDPRTSTGLRNLALVSMLLDTGLRASELCNLRLDDLNLATGEIRVLSGKGAKDRVVALGRRSREVVRRYVHVFRKTGEFDAGPRAPLFLSYRGRPLAREGLARIVAQIGERAGVTPLYPHRFRHTFGVTYLRAGGDVLTLQRILGHSTLAMVNHYLHLATSDVVARHQEHSPVDRLPDFKSFRRLPRRRGKRGRARIVAAESGSIVVRTENGQLLEVVA